Proteins found in one Litorihabitans aurantiacus genomic segment:
- a CDS encoding DUF222 domain-containing protein, with protein sequence MRTAADRPSSLAHHADALLTHLGALTSAVADETHTPAELRHALDAVDRAVSLLGLVQTRLAGAVKAAEIARDPAVERDFALRRGLATRRGRGQALAEDELGRTLDLMPALSRAVADGGLTIDHAQAVSSVLSRTGDRARRELGAHAEEIVEAARELDVPALRRVLQRRAAELEADAADRSFAGARHRRYLRLVARADGVELSGFLDVVAGETVRTALEAVTPVPAADDERSGQQRTADALVSLCDRALGVGVDRAGAQLRPHLSVLLREETWAVLSRRRREGTTGTSGGTPLGVRGDAPGAAPPIDEDATARTPVAGAGAHGRMTGAAIERSGLDAPPPLAQLMDGTLLPFAALEVLSCDAVLQRTVLDPTGEPLDLGRAERTFTGPLRRAALVRDRHCQWPGCRMRASWCEVHHLTYWSHGGGTDLGNAVTLCSAHHHRVHEQRARITSVHGGFEFTEPGGVAIGTTTRLHDDLLVPRSRPPSPITAVGTSPPEARPLPVGTSPPEARPLPEAASPPEATSPPETRPLPVGTSPPEATSPPEARSRPVGDLSGSASGSSPPTRPRLDFGDPPLLIDTDSPSVGDPARRPATPAGEGETTPDSSVFPAGCPALLW encoded by the coding sequence GTGCGGACGGCCGCCGATCGACCCTCGTCGCTGGCGCACCACGCCGACGCCCTTCTCACGCATCTCGGCGCCCTCACCTCCGCCGTCGCGGACGAGACACACACCCCTGCGGAGCTGCGGCACGCGCTCGACGCCGTGGACCGCGCGGTCTCGCTCCTCGGGCTCGTGCAGACGCGTCTCGCCGGCGCCGTCAAGGCTGCCGAGATCGCGCGAGACCCTGCGGTCGAGCGCGACTTCGCCCTGCGTCGAGGGCTCGCCACGCGCCGTGGCCGAGGCCAGGCGCTCGCGGAGGACGAGCTCGGGCGCACCCTCGACCTCATGCCCGCACTGTCCCGAGCCGTCGCCGACGGCGGTCTGACCATCGACCACGCCCAGGCGGTCTCGTCCGTCCTGTCCCGCACCGGCGACCGCGCTCGGCGCGAGCTGGGTGCGCACGCGGAGGAGATCGTCGAGGCCGCTCGCGAGCTCGACGTCCCCGCGCTCAGGCGTGTGCTGCAGCGTCGCGCGGCCGAGCTCGAGGCGGACGCCGCCGACCGGTCCTTCGCGGGTGCACGCCACCGTCGGTACCTGCGCCTGGTGGCGCGGGCGGACGGTGTCGAGCTGTCCGGGTTCCTCGACGTCGTGGCGGGCGAGACCGTCCGCACGGCGCTGGAGGCCGTCACACCCGTGCCGGCGGCCGACGACGAGCGCTCCGGTCAGCAGCGCACCGCCGACGCGCTGGTGTCGTTGTGCGATCGCGCGCTCGGAGTCGGGGTCGACCGCGCCGGTGCGCAGCTGCGGCCGCACCTGAGCGTCCTGCTGCGGGAGGAGACGTGGGCGGTCCTGTCCCGGCGCCGCCGCGAAGGGACGACCGGTACGAGCGGAGGTACGCCGTTGGGGGTTCGGGGTGACGCGCCCGGCGCGGCGCCGCCCATCGACGAAGATGCGACGGCGCGAACGCCCGTGGCTGGAGCAGGAGCCCACGGCCGGATGACGGGCGCGGCGATCGAGCGCAGCGGACTCGATGCTCCTCCCCCGCTGGCCCAGCTCATGGATGGCACGTTGCTGCCGTTCGCCGCACTCGAGGTGCTCTCGTGCGACGCGGTGCTGCAGCGCACCGTCCTCGACCCGACCGGTGAGCCGCTCGACCTCGGCCGCGCGGAGCGGACGTTCACGGGCCCGCTCCGGCGCGCCGCGCTCGTCCGCGACCGGCACTGCCAGTGGCCGGGATGCCGGATGCGCGCGTCGTGGTGCGAGGTTCACCACCTGACGTACTGGTCGCACGGCGGCGGAACGGACCTGGGCAACGCCGTCACGCTCTGCTCCGCCCACCACCACCGTGTCCACGAGCAGCGCGCGCGTATCACGTCGGTGCACGGCGGGTTCGAGTTCACCGAGCCGGGAGGTGTCGCGATCGGAACCACGACGCGCCTCCACGACGACCTGCTCGTCCCACGGTCCCGACCGCCGTCCCCGATCACCGCGGTAGGCACGTCCCCGCCGGAGGCCAGACCCCTACCGGTGGGCACGTCCCCGCCGGAGGCCAGACCCCTACCGGAGGCCGCGTCTCCGCCGGAGGCCACGTCCCCGCCGGAGACCAGACCCCTACCGGTGGGCACGTCACCGCCGGAGGCCACGTCCCCGCCGGAGGCCAGATCCCGGCCGGTGGGTGACCTGTCGGGCAGCGCGTCCGGTTCCTCGCCCCCGACCCGACCCCGGCTCGACTTCGGCGACCCACCGTTGCTCATCGACACCGACAGTCCCTCCGTCGGTGATCCGGCGCGACGTCCTGCCACGCCTGCGGGCGAGGGCGAGACCACCCCTGACTCGTCGGTGTTTCCCGCAGGGTGTCCGGCACTCCTGTGGTGA
- the nadD gene encoding nicotinate-nucleotide adenylyltransferase: MGGTFDPVHHGHLVAASEAASRFDLDEVVFVPTGTQPFKEASRVAPAEHRYLMTVVATASNPDFTVSRVDIDRAGTTYTIDTLTDLTQQRPDEDLFFITGADALGQILSWKEAHRLFDLAHFIGVTRPGHVLDVGDLPGDRVSLLEVPAMAISSTACRERVASGQPVWYLVPDGVVQYISKHGLYQPDPQGGAS, encoded by the coding sequence ATGGGTGGCACGTTCGACCCTGTCCACCACGGCCACCTCGTCGCCGCGAGCGAGGCCGCGAGCCGGTTCGACCTCGACGAGGTCGTCTTCGTCCCGACCGGCACGCAGCCGTTCAAGGAGGCCAGCCGCGTCGCCCCGGCCGAGCACCGCTACCTCATGACGGTGGTCGCGACGGCGTCGAACCCCGACTTCACCGTCTCGCGGGTGGACATCGACCGTGCGGGGACGACCTACACGATCGACACGCTGACCGACCTGACGCAGCAGCGGCCCGACGAGGACCTGTTCTTCATCACGGGCGCGGACGCGCTGGGGCAGATCCTGTCGTGGAAGGAGGCGCACCGGTTGTTCGACCTCGCCCACTTCATCGGCGTCACCCGCCCGGGCCACGTGCTCGACGTCGGTGACCTCCCCGGCGACCGCGTCTCCCTCCTGGAGGTGCCGGCGATGGCGATCTCCTCGACGGCGTGCCGCGAGCGCGTGGCCTCCGGGCAGCCGGTCTGGTACCTCGTGCCGGACGGCGTGGTGCAGTACATCAGCAAGCACGGTCTCTACCAGCCCGACCCCCAGGGAGGCGCCTCGTGA
- the rsfS gene encoding ribosome silencing factor — MPATPTAVELTIAAAIAAADKKAEEIIALDVSERFVLTDAFLVTSGSSERQVSGIVDGIEEALHARGVKAVRKEGVAQGRWVLLDYGDIIVHVQHSEDREFYALERLWRDCPVIELPAEVRESGRADQGL; from the coding sequence GTGCCCGCCACCCCCACCGCCGTCGAGCTCACGATCGCCGCTGCGATCGCCGCCGCGGACAAGAAGGCCGAGGAGATCATCGCGCTCGACGTCTCCGAGCGTTTCGTGCTCACCGACGCGTTCCTCGTGACCTCCGGCTCGAGCGAGCGCCAGGTCTCCGGCATCGTCGACGGAATCGAGGAGGCGCTGCACGCGCGCGGCGTCAAGGCCGTGCGCAAGGAGGGCGTCGCCCAGGGCCGCTGGGTGCTGCTGGACTACGGCGACATCATCGTGCACGTCCAGCACTCCGAGGACCGCGAGTTCTACGCGCTCGAGCGGCTGTGGCGCGACTGCCCGGTCATCGAGCTGCCGGCCGAGGTGCGCGAGTCGGGTCGGGCGGACCAGGGCCTGTGA
- a CDS encoding histidine phosphatase family protein — protein sequence MTAGTVVLLRHGQTDYNVAMRLQGQTDIPLNETGRAQAAEAASVVAGLSPTAIVASDLSRAADTAAAVADLLELPVTTDPRLRERDFGEWEGLHGDVIAERWPDDYALWRGGGHPESVGAERRGEVGVRFAAGVADAASALSSDDTLLVVAHGACIAAGITAMLGLDADDWGGISGLGNCHWSVLTATEREPGWRLGAHNVGA from the coding sequence GTGACGGCGGGCACCGTCGTCCTCCTGCGGCACGGGCAGACCGACTACAACGTCGCGATGCGGCTGCAGGGGCAGACCGACATCCCGCTGAACGAGACCGGCCGCGCCCAGGCCGCGGAGGCCGCGTCGGTCGTCGCGGGTCTGAGCCCGACGGCGATCGTCGCCTCCGACCTCTCCCGCGCCGCCGACACGGCTGCCGCCGTCGCAGATCTGCTGGAGCTGCCCGTGACGACGGATCCGCGTCTGCGCGAGCGCGACTTCGGCGAGTGGGAGGGCCTGCACGGCGATGTCATCGCCGAGCGCTGGCCCGACGACTACGCGCTGTGGCGCGGCGGCGGCCACCCGGAGAGCGTCGGTGCCGAACGGCGCGGCGAGGTCGGCGTGCGCTTCGCCGCCGGTGTCGCCGACGCCGCGTCCGCGCTCTCGAGCGACGACACGCTGCTCGTGGTGGCCCACGGCGCGTGCATCGCCGCCGGCATCACCGCGATGCTCGGGCTCGACGCCGACGACTGGGGCGGCATCAGCGGGCTCGGCAACTGCCACTGGTCCGTGCTGACCGCCACGGAGCGCGAGCCGGGGTGGCGGTTGGGCGCGCACAACGTCGGGGCCTGA
- a CDS encoding ArsR/SmtB family transcription factor: MPRELTHPEADAVTLDSVLAALADPVRRTIVTQLARGHSDQACIAFDLPVSKSTSTHHFRVLREAGLITQRYEGTAILNTLRIDDVEARFPGLLTSVIAAAGAGTPSDEG; this comes from the coding sequence GTGCCCCGTGAGCTCACGCACCCCGAGGCCGACGCGGTCACGCTCGACTCCGTGCTCGCCGCCCTGGCCGACCCCGTCCGCCGCACCATCGTGACGCAGCTGGCCCGCGGCCACTCCGACCAGGCCTGCATCGCGTTCGACCTCCCGGTGAGCAAGTCGACCTCGACCCACCACTTCCGCGTGCTGCGCGAGGCCGGTCTTATCACGCAGCGCTACGAGGGCACGGCGATCCTGAACACGCTGCGGATCGACGACGTCGAGGCGCGGTTTCCCGGCCTTCTCACGTCGGTCATCGCGGCAGCGGGCGCGGGGACGCCGTCGGACGAGGGCTGA
- a CDS encoding NADH:flavin oxidoreductase/NADH oxidase, with amino-acid sequence MTTPFDPLQIRDVEIPNRLWMSPMCTYSADPAPELAGRPTDFHLAHYAARAAGGVGLAIVEATAVVPEGRISPFDLGLWSDDRTADFARVASALRDGGAVPGIQLAHAGRKASTDRPWAGGGVVAGPGEGGDGGDTGGHGWTPVGPGDVAFPGLKDPSELGTDEIAGVVTAFADAARRADEAGFDVVEIHAAHGYLLHSFLSPLTNHRTDGYGGGLENRARLVLEVVDAVRAVWPSGKPVLLRVSTTDWVAENDADDRESWTLEQTVQLAAWASQHGVDLVDASSGGNDVVPIPRTQGYQTDLAAILRREAPVLVGAVGRVDTPERARELLATGQADAVLVGRPLLRDPSWANHAAVALGAEPRFVEQYAYAL; translated from the coding sequence GTGACCACCCCGTTCGACCCCCTCCAGATCCGCGACGTCGAGATCCCGAACCGCCTCTGGATGTCGCCGATGTGCACCTACTCGGCCGACCCCGCGCCGGAGCTCGCGGGGCGCCCGACCGACTTCCACCTCGCGCACTACGCCGCGCGGGCGGCCGGGGGAGTGGGGCTCGCGATCGTGGAGGCGACGGCGGTCGTGCCCGAGGGTCGCATCTCGCCCTTCGACCTCGGTCTCTGGAGCGACGACCGCACCGCCGACTTCGCGCGCGTCGCGAGCGCGTTGCGCGACGGCGGGGCCGTCCCGGGCATCCAGCTCGCGCACGCGGGGCGCAAGGCCTCCACGGACCGCCCGTGGGCCGGTGGCGGCGTCGTGGCAGGTCCTGGCGAAGGCGGCGACGGCGGCGATACCGGCGGTCACGGTTGGACCCCGGTCGGCCCGGGCGACGTCGCCTTCCCCGGCCTGAAGGACCCGAGCGAGCTCGGCACCGACGAGATCGCCGGCGTCGTCACGGCCTTCGCGGACGCGGCGCGGCGCGCCGACGAGGCGGGCTTCGACGTCGTCGAGATCCACGCCGCCCACGGCTACCTGCTGCACTCCTTCCTGTCGCCGCTGACCAACCACCGGACCGACGGCTACGGCGGCGGCCTCGAGAACCGGGCGCGCCTGGTGCTCGAGGTGGTCGACGCCGTCCGCGCCGTCTGGCCGAGCGGCAAGCCCGTACTCCTGCGGGTCTCGACGACGGACTGGGTGGCCGAGAACGACGCCGACGACCGCGAGTCGTGGACCCTCGAGCAGACCGTGCAGCTCGCCGCGTGGGCGTCGCAGCACGGCGTCGACCTCGTGGACGCCTCCTCGGGCGGCAACGACGTCGTGCCGATCCCGCGCACGCAGGGCTACCAGACCGACCTCGCCGCGATCCTGCGGCGCGAGGCGCCCGTGCTGGTGGGTGCGGTGGGGCGCGTGGACACGCCGGAGCGGGCGCGGGAGCTCCTCGCGACCGGGCAGGCCGACGCGGTCCTGGTGGGCCGTCCGCTGCTGCGCGACCCCTCGTGGGCGAACCACGCCGCGGTCGCGCTGGGTGCCGAGCCGCGGTTCGTGGAGCAGTACGCCTACGCGCTCTGA
- a CDS encoding amidohydrolase family protein has protein sequence MSTPEQTDAPWAIDVVVNPFTPEIVASRPAWTSSFIGGKIGADAAVAGVSTEDYLAKMDRAGIERSFLVAAKLGPATDATAFHLEVERVAAIVERHPDRFSGLVGLDPTAGMSELRHLERAVRELGFVGAHSYPHWFGLAPDDARYYPIYAKCCELDVPIQLQVGHCLRYDDARPLRSVGRPITLDTVACHFPELKLVGIHTGWPWTEEMVAVSYKHPNVYIGIDAYAPRHLDASLVHFANTFGRGKVLFGTDFPVIDPERAVAEVADLGLRDASHRALMREAAVDLYGL, from the coding sequence ATGAGCACGCCCGAGCAGACCGACGCGCCGTGGGCGATCGACGTCGTCGTCAACCCGTTCACGCCCGAGATCGTCGCCTCGCGCCCGGCGTGGACGTCGTCGTTCATCGGCGGGAAGATCGGTGCGGACGCGGCCGTGGCGGGGGTGAGCACGGAGGACTACCTGGCGAAGATGGACCGGGCGGGGATCGAGCGCTCGTTCCTCGTCGCGGCGAAGCTCGGACCGGCGACCGATGCGACCGCGTTCCACCTCGAGGTCGAACGGGTGGCCGCGATCGTCGAGCGTCACCCCGACCGCTTCAGCGGGCTGGTCGGGCTTGACCCGACGGCGGGGATGTCGGAGCTGCGCCACCTCGAGCGCGCGGTGCGCGAGCTCGGCTTCGTCGGCGCGCACTCCTACCCGCACTGGTTCGGCCTGGCCCCCGACGACGCGCGGTACTACCCGATCTACGCGAAGTGCTGCGAGCTCGACGTGCCGATCCAGCTCCAGGTCGGGCACTGCCTGCGCTATGACGACGCCCGACCGCTGCGCAGCGTGGGCCGCCCGATCACCCTCGACACGGTGGCGTGCCACTTCCCCGAGCTCAAGCTCGTCGGCATCCACACGGGATGGCCGTGGACCGAGGAGATGGTCGCGGTCTCCTACAAGCACCCGAACGTCTACATCGGGATCGACGCCTACGCCCCGCGCCATCTGGACGCCTCGCTCGTGCACTTCGCCAACACGTTCGGACGGGGCAAGGTCCTCTTCGGCACGGACTTCCCGGTCATCGACCCGGAGCGCGCGGTGGCGGAGGTCGCCGACCTCGGGCTGCGCGACGCGTCGCACCGGGCGCTCATGCGCGAGGCGGCGGTAGACCTGTACGGGCTGTGA
- a CDS encoding phenylacetate--CoA ligase family protein, whose protein sequence is MSATLPAHARDDLVEMTQAALDDVRLERLRAQTALLATASPFYRERLRATGPPTTFEELAHVAPTTKADFLGAPEDFRLRLGSDAPAEEQALAYLIYTTGTTSGRPAPLYITAADDWAYQLHARRCAQILGFGAEETIANLFPLTPFPMGARIRTDRTAAALGTALVQGHTGSAHPDWPVHRRLDEAIDLVHTHRATVLWGVSGFVRRFVIRAAERGVDLGHVRWCFITGEATSPARMADLRARLTAAGADGARVVDRYGSTEGWSMVACDGAHGWHNPSPEDIYLEVVDPVTHLPVPDGEEGALLLTHLRARGTALLRYAVGDVARLTRGRCPGCGRIGERLLAPPVRTGGLTKVNGTLVNTGAIVDALASVSGLREWRVATEYATAGQELSGDALVVEIAPEPGVLTGDPSALADVQARVADLVRTQAHLAPTVRVVEADDIFTPTRETKPRRYIERRVPGTGGAA, encoded by the coding sequence GTGAGCGCCACCCTCCCCGCGCACGCCCGCGACGACCTGGTCGAGATGACGCAGGCGGCGCTCGACGACGTCCGCCTCGAACGGCTGCGCGCCCAGACCGCGCTGCTGGCGACCGCGAGCCCGTTCTACCGGGAGCGGCTGCGGGCCACCGGCCCACCCACGACCTTCGAGGAGCTGGCGCACGTCGCGCCCACCACGAAGGCGGACTTCCTCGGGGCGCCCGAGGACTTCCGGTTGCGGCTCGGCTCGGACGCGCCGGCGGAGGAGCAGGCGCTGGCCTACCTCATCTACACGACCGGGACGACGAGCGGCCGGCCGGCCCCGCTGTACATCACGGCCGCCGACGACTGGGCATACCAGCTCCACGCCCGGCGATGCGCCCAGATCCTCGGGTTCGGGGCCGAGGAGACGATCGCGAACCTCTTCCCGCTCACACCGTTCCCGATGGGTGCGCGCATCCGCACCGACCGCACGGCGGCGGCTCTCGGCACCGCGCTCGTCCAGGGCCACACGGGCAGCGCCCACCCCGACTGGCCGGTGCACCGACGCCTGGACGAGGCGATCGACCTGGTCCACACGCACCGGGCCACGGTCCTCTGGGGCGTCTCCGGCTTCGTGCGCCGGTTCGTGATCCGCGCAGCGGAACGCGGGGTCGACCTCGGCCACGTGCGCTGGTGCTTCATCACCGGTGAGGCCACGAGTCCGGCGCGGATGGCCGACCTGCGCGCGCGGCTGACGGCAGCCGGTGCCGACGGCGCCCGGGTGGTCGACCGCTACGGCTCCACCGAGGGGTGGAGCATGGTGGCGTGTGACGGTGCGCACGGGTGGCACAACCCCAGCCCCGAGGACATCTACCTCGAGGTCGTCGATCCCGTCACGCACCTGCCGGTGCCCGACGGCGAGGAGGGCGCCCTGCTGCTAACACACCTGCGCGCGCGCGGGACGGCCCTGCTGCGCTACGCCGTCGGAGACGTCGCGCGCCTGACGCGCGGGCGCTGCCCGGGCTGTGGCCGGATCGGTGAGCGACTGCTCGCCCCACCCGTGCGGACCGGCGGTCTGACGAAGGTCAACGGGACGCTCGTGAACACGGGGGCGATCGTGGACGCCCTGGCGAGCGTGTCGGGACTGCGCGAGTGGCGGGTCGCGACGGAGTACGCCACTGCCGGGCAGGAGCTCTCGGGCGACGCGCTCGTGGTCGAGATCGCGCCGGAACCCGGTGTCCTGACCGGTGACCCGTCCGCCCTGGCGGACGTGCAGGCCCGGGTGGCCGATCTCGTGCGCACCCAGGCGCACCTCGCCCCCACCGTCCGCGTGGTCGAGGCCGACGACATCTTCACCCCGACGCGCGAGACCAAGCCGCGCCGGTACATCGAGCGCCGGGTCCCCGGCACAGGAGGAGCAGCATGA
- a CDS encoding MFS transporter, whose protein sequence is MSGATAGRAAPRAPGHALAWALGSGTILLGLNSSMIAVALVTIGDDLSLGAGELAWTVSSLYVAAAVGAPLCGALADYWGPRRVFLLGLGVVVGASVMGGLVDSAPGLIMSRVLLGLGAAVHYPAAMAVIRSVTAAAGRPAAPLIGVVALCGQTTAALGPLVGAALTTAVGWRGIFWVNLPVAALSCALVLTLVPGERPVRARATSGAAGGRRRVDLGGIAAFVATLTAVMVALTLLESRGPWLPWAVGATVAAVGLVLWERRHPTPFLDVRELARNRRLSGTLARAVVTYLAFYTVFYGLPQWAERSGGLTTLGSGALMVPVFVAGAVATVIASRWGSRTDPWRLLVVGSALLAAGGAVLAVGFTDGAPLAVVIVGAVLLGAPNGFNNVGNQLVLQGAVTADRAGAATGMYRTAQYVGAALSAVAVTLVLAPADADPAGAAGARGLGTLVGGVGALLLVLALTTLTTTRRRRLS, encoded by the coding sequence GTGAGCGGTGCGACGGCGGGCCGCGCGGCGCCGAGGGCGCCGGGGCACGCGCTGGCGTGGGCCCTCGGCAGCGGCACGATCCTGCTGGGACTGAACTCCTCGATGATCGCGGTCGCGCTCGTCACGATCGGCGACGACCTCTCGCTCGGTGCGGGCGAGCTCGCCTGGACCGTCTCGTCCCTGTACGTGGCGGCCGCCGTCGGCGCGCCCCTGTGCGGTGCGCTCGCGGACTACTGGGGTCCGCGCCGGGTCTTCCTGCTCGGGCTCGGGGTCGTGGTCGGTGCCTCCGTCATGGGCGGACTCGTCGACTCCGCGCCCGGACTGATCATGAGCCGCGTGCTCCTTGGCCTCGGTGCCGCGGTGCACTACCCCGCCGCGATGGCGGTCATCAGGTCCGTCACCGCGGCCGCGGGGCGGCCGGCGGCACCGCTCATCGGGGTGGTGGCCCTGTGCGGTCAGACGACGGCGGCGCTCGGCCCCCTCGTGGGTGCGGCCCTCACCACGGCGGTGGGCTGGCGCGGCATCTTCTGGGTCAACCTGCCCGTGGCGGCGCTCTCATGCGCCCTGGTGCTCACGCTGGTCCCCGGTGAGCGGCCCGTCCGCGCGCGGGCGACGTCGGGCGCCGCGGGCGGGCGGCGACGTGTCGACCTCGGGGGGATCGCCGCGTTCGTGGCGACCCTGACCGCCGTCATGGTCGCCCTGACGCTCCTGGAGTCGCGGGGCCCCTGGCTGCCGTGGGCGGTCGGGGCCACCGTCGCCGCGGTCGGCCTGGTCCTGTGGGAGAGGCGGCACCCGACGCCGTTCCTCGACGTGCGCGAGCTCGCCCGCAACCGCCGACTCTCGGGAACCCTGGCCCGCGCCGTCGTCACCTACCTCGCCTTCTACACCGTCTTCTACGGGCTCCCGCAGTGGGCCGAGCGCAGCGGTGGTCTCACGACCCTCGGCTCGGGCGCGCTGATGGTGCCCGTTTTCGTGGCGGGCGCCGTCGCCACGGTGATCGCCTCGCGCTGGGGCTCGCGAACGGACCCGTGGCGGCTCCTCGTCGTCGGCTCGGCGCTGCTCGCGGCCGGGGGCGCCGTGCTGGCCGTCGGGTTCACCGACGGAGCGCCGCTCGCCGTCGTGATCGTCGGCGCCGTGCTGCTCGGGGCGCCCAACGGCTTCAACAACGTCGGCAACCAGCTGGTGCTGCAGGGAGCGGTGACAGCCGACCGGGCGGGAGCGGCGACCGGGATGTACCGCACCGCGCAGTATGTCGGGGCCGCACTCTCCGCCGTCGCCGTGACGCTCGTCCTGGCACCCGCCGACGCGGACCCCGCCGGGGCGGCCGGTGCGCGCGGCCTCGGCACCCTCGTCGGCGGGGTCGGTGCGCTGCTCCTCGTCCTCGCCCTGACCACCCTCACCACCACCCGACGCCGGAGGCTGTCGTGA
- a CDS encoding cysteine hydrolase family protein: MSATVTAEIDWNAEMARVRTARAVRTRVGPGRNPAVVVVDFQVAFTRHAEIGPGTARSLASTAQLLDAARAVGIPVIHLVMVLDDLGDRMLAQRVRSSLTEGCLRGDPRTAIDPAVGAQPGDHVVEKTVASGFFRTRLEGLLAELEVDEIVLAGTSTSGCVRATAVDAAYRSLRVSLVEECCDDFRPLSEQASLWDVQDRFGDVVTLTETLDRFAAGAPGHRAGATA; this comes from the coding sequence GTGAGCGCCACCGTGACCGCCGAGATCGACTGGAACGCCGAGATGGCGCGGGTGCGCACCGCCCGCGCCGTCCGCACCCGGGTGGGGCCGGGGCGCAACCCCGCCGTCGTCGTCGTGGACTTCCAGGTGGCCTTCACCCGGCACGCGGAGATCGGCCCGGGCACCGCCCGGAGCCTCGCGAGCACCGCGCAGCTCCTCGACGCCGCCCGCGCGGTCGGGATCCCGGTGATCCACCTCGTGATGGTGCTGGACGATCTCGGCGACCGCATGCTCGCCCAGCGCGTGCGCTCCTCGCTCACCGAGGGCTGCCTGCGCGGCGACCCGCGCACGGCGATCGACCCGGCTGTCGGGGCGCAGCCCGGTGACCACGTGGTCGAGAAGACCGTCGCCTCGGGCTTCTTCCGCACGCGGCTGGAGGGCCTGCTGGCCGAGCTCGAGGTGGACGAGATCGTCCTCGCGGGCACGAGCACCAGCGGGTGCGTCCGGGCGACGGCGGTCGACGCCGCCTACCGCAGCCTGCGCGTGAGCCTCGTGGAGGAGTGCTGCGACGACTTCCGCCCGCTGTCGGAGCAGGCCTCGCTGTGGGACGTGCAGGACCGGTTCGGCGACGTGGTCACGCTGACCGAGACGCTGGACCGGTTCGCCGCCGGCGCTCCCGGGCACCGCGCCGGGGCGACGGCGTGA
- a CDS encoding amidohydrolase family protein: MTDAVDICVGLQTPETVALRPAWAKDFFSRAFRASGDAVHGSDLSDYVAVMDEAGVDVSILFSPKAGPRGEVTSYRPDRRIVADAVARHPDRFRGIVGIDPTRPMEAIAEIRDAVAEGFVGVHLYPHWFDLAPDDALWYPIYATCAELDIPIQLQVGHCLRYTADKPLRSVGRPITLDTVACHFPELVLVGIHTGWPWTQEMVAVAYKHPNVYIGLDAYAPAYLDPALVHFMNTFGRDKVMWGTDYPTLDPRRSLRELGELGLRPESLAQVRSGNARRVYRLPEAVVSPAPAPAPAPAPDER; this comes from the coding sequence ATGACCGACGCCGTCGACATCTGCGTCGGCCTGCAGACCCCCGAGACCGTCGCGCTGCGACCCGCGTGGGCGAAGGATTTCTTCTCGCGCGCCTTCCGGGCGAGCGGCGACGCCGTCCACGGGTCCGACCTGTCGGACTACGTCGCGGTGATGGACGAGGCCGGGGTGGACGTCTCGATCCTGTTCTCCCCGAAGGCGGGCCCTCGTGGCGAGGTGACGAGCTACCGGCCCGACCGGCGCATCGTGGCCGACGCCGTCGCGCGCCACCCCGACCGCTTCCGCGGCATCGTCGGCATCGACCCGACGCGACCGATGGAGGCGATCGCCGAGATCCGGGACGCGGTCGCGGAGGGTTTCGTCGGGGTGCACCTGTACCCGCACTGGTTCGACCTCGCTCCCGACGACGCCCTGTGGTACCCGATCTACGCCACGTGCGCCGAGCTCGACATCCCGATCCAGCTCCAGGTGGGGCACTGCCTGCGGTACACGGCCGACAAGCCGCTGCGCTCGGTGGGGCGCCCGATCACGCTCGACACCGTCGCCTGCCACTTCCCCGAGCTCGTCCTCGTCGGCATCCACACCGGCTGGCCCTGGACGCAGGAGATGGTGGCGGTCGCCTACAAGCACCCGAACGTCTACATCGGCCTGGACGCGTACGCCCCGGCCTACCTCGACCCGGCCCTCGTCCACTTCATGAACACGTTCGGGCGCGACAAGGTCATGTGGGGCACGGACTACCCCACCCTCGACCCGCGCCGCAGCCTGCGCGAGCTCGGGGAGCTTGGTCTGCGCCCGGAGTCGCTGGCTCAGGTCCGCTCCGGCAACGCCAGACGGGTCTACCGGCTGCCCGAGGCCGTCGTCTCCCCCGCACCCGCACCCGCACCCGCACCCGCACCCGACGAGAGGTGA
- a CDS encoding AMP-binding enzyme: MGDLGRLDEEGRLHLHGRADDVIISGGVNVEPEEVEAALESHPAIRAACVVGVPDAEWGQRVVATIVPEVDPAPANALLDEHLRGLLSPPKRPKGLHVVTALPLTRIGKIDRRAVATLVKELER; the protein is encoded by the coding sequence ATGGGCGACCTCGGCCGGCTGGACGAGGAGGGCCGCCTGCACCTGCACGGCCGCGCCGACGACGTCATCATCTCCGGTGGCGTGAACGTCGAGCCCGAGGAGGTCGAGGCGGCGCTCGAGTCGCACCCGGCGATCAGGGCCGCGTGCGTGGTGGGGGTACCCGACGCGGAGTGGGGCCAGCGCGTCGTCGCCACGATCGTGCCCGAGGTCGACCCCGCACCCGCGAACGCCCTGCTCGACGAGCACCTGCGCGGTCTGCTCTCACCGCCCAAGCGCCCCAAGGGCCTCCACGTGGTCACCGCCCTCCCCCTGACCAGGATCGGCAAGATCGACCGCCGCGCCGTCGCCACACTCGTGAAGGAGCTCGAACGATGA